From a region of the Pan paniscus chromosome 19, NHGRI_mPanPan1-v2.0_pri, whole genome shotgun sequence genome:
- the FAAP100 gene encoding Fanconi anemia core complex-associated protein 100 isoform X1 produces the protein MAGAAPRVRYLAGFCCPLGGLAAGKPRVLCHEAEVFLSTGSELVYVYDQEGGLLTAAFRFPDQVWHLELLAPRRLLYALCARRGLYCLSLDHPGRSRSTSQDDRDSEDGDQPSPVIPVDPDACILPDAALCAFTLLDSVLVTLVQGPARWKMQLFEQPCPGEDPRPGGQIGEVELSSYTPPAGVPGKPAAPHFLPVLCCVSPSGSRVPHDLLGGSGGFTLEDALFGLLFGADATLLQSPVVLCGLPDGQLCCVILKALVTSRSAPGDPNALVKILHHLEEPVIFIGALKTEPQAAEAAENFLPDEDVHCDCLVAFGHHGRMLAIKASWDESGKLVPELREYCLPGPVLCAACGGGGRVYHSTPSDLCVVDLSRGSTPLGPEQPEEGPGGLPPMLCPASLNICSVVSLSASPRTHEGGTKLLALSAKGRLMTCSLDLDSEMPGPARMTTESAGQKIKELLSGIGNISERVSFLKKAVDQRNKALTSLNEAMNVSCALLSSGTGPRPISCTTSTTWSRLQTQDVLMATCVLENSSSFSLDQGWTLCIQVLTSSCALDLDSACSAITYTIPVDQLGPGARREVTLPLGPGENGGLDLPVTVSCTLFYSLREVVGGALAPSDSEDPFLDECPSDVLPEQEGVCLPLSRHTVDMLQCLRFPGLAPPHTRAPSPLGPTRDPVATFLETCREPGSQPAGPASLRAEYLPPSVASIKVSAELLRAALKDGHSGVPLCCATLQWLLAENAAVDVVRARALSSIQGVAPDGANVHLIVREVAMTDLCPAGPIQAVEIQVESSSLADICRAHHAVVGRMQTMVTEQAAQGSSAPDLRVQYLRQIHANHETLLREVQTLRDRLCTEDEASSCATAQRLLQVYRQLRHPSLILL, from the exons ATGGCCGGCGCCGCGCCGCGGGTCCGCTACCTGGCGGGCTTCTGCTGCCCTCTCGGGGGCCTGGCGGCGGGCAAGCCCCGCGTGCTGTGCCATGAGGCAGAGGTCTTCCTGTCCACCGGGAGCGAGCTCGTCTACGTGTACGACCAGGAGGGCGGGCTGCTGACC GCGGCGTTCCGGTTCCCCGACCAGGTGTGGCACCTGGAGCTGCTGGCGCCGCGCAGGTTGCTGTACGCGCTGTGCGCCCGGAGGGGCCTTTACTGCCTGTCGCTGGACCACCCGGGCAGGAGCAG GTCTACGAGCCAGGATGACAGGGACAGCGAGGACGGTGACCAGCCTTCCCCCGTGATCCCTGTGGACCCCGATGCCTGCATCCTTCCCGATGCTGCGCTGTGTGCGTTCACCTTGCTGGACAGTGTGCTGGTCACCCTGGTGCAGGGCCCTGCCCGATGGAAGATGCAGCTGTTTGAGCAGCCCTGTCCTGGGGAGGACCCCCGGCCAGGAGGCCAGATCGGTGAGGTGGAGCTGTCCTCCTACACGCCCCCAGCCGGGGTCCCAGGAAAGCCTGCAGCCCCCCACTTCCTTCCAGTGCTGTGCTGTGTGTCACCATCAGGCTCCAGGGTCCCGCACGACCTCCTCGGGGGCTCTGGGGGCTTCACGCTGGAGGACGCCCTCTTCGGGCTCCTCTTTGGAGCTGATGCCACCCTCCTGCAGTCACCTGTGGTCCTCTGTGGTCTCCCTGATGGCCAGCTCTGCTGTGTGATCCTGAAGGCCCTGGTCACCTCCAGGTCAGCCCCTGGTGACCCAAATGCCCTTGTCAAGATCCTCCATCACCTGGAGGAGCCCGTCATCTTCATAGGGGCCTTGAAGACAGAGCCACAGGCTGCAGAAGCTGCAGAGAATTTTCTGCCTGACGAGGATGTGCACTGTGACTGCCTGGTGGCCTTTGGTCACCACGGCCGGATGCTGGCCATCAAGGCCAGCTGGGATGAGTCCGGGAAGCTGGTGCCCGAGCTGCGGGAGTACTGCCTCCCAGGCCCTGTGCTCTGCGCTGCCTGTGGCGGGGGTGGCCGCGTGTACCACAGCACCCCTTCTGACCTCTGTGTGGTGGATCTGTCTCGGGGAAGCACCCCGCTGGGCCCTGAGCAGCCCGAAGAAGGCCCGGGAGGCCTGCCCCCCATGCTGTGCCCAGCCAGCCTGAACATCTGCAGTGTCGTCTCGCTGTCCGCGTCTCCCAGGACGCATGAAG GTGGCACCAAGCTCCTGGCCCTGTCCGCCAAAGGCCGCCTGATGACCTGCAGCCTGGACCTGGACTCTGAGATGCCTGGCCCAGCCAGGATGACCACAGAGAGTGCAGGTCAGAAAATAAAGGAGCTGCTGTCTGGAATTGGCAACATCTCTGAGAG AGTGTCTTTTCTAAAGAAGGCGGTTGACCAGCGGAACAAGGCACTGACAAGCCTCAACGAGGCCATGAACGTGAGCTGCGCACTGCTGTCAAGCGGCACGGGCCCCAGACCCATCTCCTGCACCACCAGCACCACCTGGAGCCGCCTGCAGACACAGGATGTGCTCATGGCCACCTGCGTGCTAGAGAACAGCAGCAGCTTCAGCCTGGACCAGGGGTGGACCCTGTGCATCCAGGTGCTCACCAGCTCCTGTGCCCTCGACCTGGACTCGGCCTGCTCCGCCATCACCTACACCATCCCCGTGGACCAGCTCGGCCCCGGTGCTCGGCGGGAGGTGACGCTACCCCTGGGCCCTGGTGAGAACGGCGGGCTCGACCTGCCCGTGACCGTGTCCTGCACGCTGTTCTACAGTCTCAGGGAGGTGGTGGGCGGGGCCCTTGCCCCCTCAGACTCTGAGGACCCCTTTCTGGATGAGTGCCCCTCCGACGTCCTGCCCGAGCAAGAGGGTGTTTGCCTGCCCCTGAGCAGGCACACAGTGGACATGCTGCAGTGTCTGCGCTTCCCTGGCCTGGCCCCGCCACACACACGGGCCCCCTCCCCACTCGGCCCCACCCGAGACCCTGTGGCCACTTTTCTGGAAACTTGTCGGGAGCCTGGCAGCCAGCCAGCAGGACCCGCCTCCCTGCGGGCCGAGTACCTGCCCCCATCTGTGGCTTCCATCAAGGTGTCGGCGGAGCTGCTCAGAGCTGCCTTGAAGGACGGCCACTCAG GCGTGCCCCTGTGCTGTGCCACCCTGCAGTGGCTCCttgctgagaatgctgctgtggaCGTCGTGAGGGCCCGAGCACTATCTTCCATCCAAGGAGTGGCCCCTGACGGCGCCAACGTTCACCTCATCGTCCGAGAG GTGGCCATGACCGACCTGTGCCCAGCAGGGCCCATCCAGGCCGTGGAGATTCAAGTGGAAAGCTCCTCTCTGGCCGACATTTGCAGGGCGCACCATGCCGTTGTCGGGCGCATGCAG ACGATGGTGACAGAGCAGGCCGCCCAGGGCTCCAGCGCTCCTGATCTCCGTGTGCAGTACCTCCGCCAGATCCACGCCAACCACGAG ACACTGCTTCGGGAGGTGCAGACCCTGCGCGACCGGCTGTGCACGGAGGATGAGGCCAGCTCCTGTGCCACCGCCCAGAGGCTGCTGCAGGTGTACCGCCAGCTGCGCCACCCCAGCCTCATCCTGCTGTGA
- the FAAP100 gene encoding Fanconi anemia core complex-associated protein 100 isoform X2, with the protein MAGAAPRVRYLAGFCCPLGGLAAGKPRVLCHEAEVFLSTGSELVYVYDQEGGLLTAAFRFPDQVWHLELLAPRRLLYALCARRGLYCLSLDHPGRSRSTSQDDRDSEDGDQPSPVIPVDPDACILPDAALCAFTLLDSVLVTLVQGPARWKMQLFEQPCPGEDPRPGGQIGEVELSSYTPPAGVPGKPAAPHFLPVLCCVSPSGSRVPHDLLGGSGGFTLEDALFGLLFGADATLLQSPVVLCGLPDGQLCCVILKALVTSRSAPGDPNALVKILHHLEEPVIFIGALKTEPQAAEAAENFLPDEDVHCDCLVAFGHHGRMLAIKASWDESGKLVPELREYCLPGPVLCAACGGGGRVYHSTPSDLCVVDLSRGSTPLGPEQPEEGPGGLPPMLCPASLNICSVVSLSASPRTHEGGTKLLALSAKGRLMTCSLDLDSEMPGPARMTTESAGQKIKELLSGIGNISERVSFLKKAVDQRNKALTSLNEAMNVSCALLSSGTGPRPISCTTSTTWSRLQTQDVLMATCVLENSSSFSLDQGWTLCIQVLTSSCALDLDSACSAITYTIPVDQLGPGARREVTLPLGPGVPLCCATLQWLLAENAAVDVVRARALSSIQGVAPDGANVHLIVREVAMTDLCPAGPIQAVEIQVESSSLADICRAHHAVVGRMQTMVTEQAAQGSSAPDLRVQYLRQIHANHETLLREVQTLRDRLCTEDEASSCATAQRLLQVYRQLRHPSLILL; encoded by the exons ATGGCCGGCGCCGCGCCGCGGGTCCGCTACCTGGCGGGCTTCTGCTGCCCTCTCGGGGGCCTGGCGGCGGGCAAGCCCCGCGTGCTGTGCCATGAGGCAGAGGTCTTCCTGTCCACCGGGAGCGAGCTCGTCTACGTGTACGACCAGGAGGGCGGGCTGCTGACC GCGGCGTTCCGGTTCCCCGACCAGGTGTGGCACCTGGAGCTGCTGGCGCCGCGCAGGTTGCTGTACGCGCTGTGCGCCCGGAGGGGCCTTTACTGCCTGTCGCTGGACCACCCGGGCAGGAGCAG GTCTACGAGCCAGGATGACAGGGACAGCGAGGACGGTGACCAGCCTTCCCCCGTGATCCCTGTGGACCCCGATGCCTGCATCCTTCCCGATGCTGCGCTGTGTGCGTTCACCTTGCTGGACAGTGTGCTGGTCACCCTGGTGCAGGGCCCTGCCCGATGGAAGATGCAGCTGTTTGAGCAGCCCTGTCCTGGGGAGGACCCCCGGCCAGGAGGCCAGATCGGTGAGGTGGAGCTGTCCTCCTACACGCCCCCAGCCGGGGTCCCAGGAAAGCCTGCAGCCCCCCACTTCCTTCCAGTGCTGTGCTGTGTGTCACCATCAGGCTCCAGGGTCCCGCACGACCTCCTCGGGGGCTCTGGGGGCTTCACGCTGGAGGACGCCCTCTTCGGGCTCCTCTTTGGAGCTGATGCCACCCTCCTGCAGTCACCTGTGGTCCTCTGTGGTCTCCCTGATGGCCAGCTCTGCTGTGTGATCCTGAAGGCCCTGGTCACCTCCAGGTCAGCCCCTGGTGACCCAAATGCCCTTGTCAAGATCCTCCATCACCTGGAGGAGCCCGTCATCTTCATAGGGGCCTTGAAGACAGAGCCACAGGCTGCAGAAGCTGCAGAGAATTTTCTGCCTGACGAGGATGTGCACTGTGACTGCCTGGTGGCCTTTGGTCACCACGGCCGGATGCTGGCCATCAAGGCCAGCTGGGATGAGTCCGGGAAGCTGGTGCCCGAGCTGCGGGAGTACTGCCTCCCAGGCCCTGTGCTCTGCGCTGCCTGTGGCGGGGGTGGCCGCGTGTACCACAGCACCCCTTCTGACCTCTGTGTGGTGGATCTGTCTCGGGGAAGCACCCCGCTGGGCCCTGAGCAGCCCGAAGAAGGCCCGGGAGGCCTGCCCCCCATGCTGTGCCCAGCCAGCCTGAACATCTGCAGTGTCGTCTCGCTGTCCGCGTCTCCCAGGACGCATGAAG GTGGCACCAAGCTCCTGGCCCTGTCCGCCAAAGGCCGCCTGATGACCTGCAGCCTGGACCTGGACTCTGAGATGCCTGGCCCAGCCAGGATGACCACAGAGAGTGCAGGTCAGAAAATAAAGGAGCTGCTGTCTGGAATTGGCAACATCTCTGAGAG AGTGTCTTTTCTAAAGAAGGCGGTTGACCAGCGGAACAAGGCACTGACAAGCCTCAACGAGGCCATGAACGTGAGCTGCGCACTGCTGTCAAGCGGCACGGGCCCCAGACCCATCTCCTGCACCACCAGCACCACCTGGAGCCGCCTGCAGACACAGGATGTGCTCATGGCCACCTGCGTGCTAGAGAACAGCAGCAGCTTCAGCCTGGACCAGGGGTGGACCCTGTGCATCCAGGTGCTCACCAGCTCCTGTGCCCTCGACCTGGACTCGGCCTGCTCCGCCATCACCTACACCATCCCCGTGGACCAGCTCGGCCCCGGTGCTCGGCGGGAGGTGACGCTACCCCTGGGCCCTG GCGTGCCCCTGTGCTGTGCCACCCTGCAGTGGCTCCttgctgagaatgctgctgtggaCGTCGTGAGGGCCCGAGCACTATCTTCCATCCAAGGAGTGGCCCCTGACGGCGCCAACGTTCACCTCATCGTCCGAGAG GTGGCCATGACCGACCTGTGCCCAGCAGGGCCCATCCAGGCCGTGGAGATTCAAGTGGAAAGCTCCTCTCTGGCCGACATTTGCAGGGCGCACCATGCCGTTGTCGGGCGCATGCAG ACGATGGTGACAGAGCAGGCCGCCCAGGGCTCCAGCGCTCCTGATCTCCGTGTGCAGTACCTCCGCCAGATCCACGCCAACCACGAG ACACTGCTTCGGGAGGTGCAGACCCTGCGCGACCGGCTGTGCACGGAGGATGAGGCCAGCTCCTGTGCCACCGCCCAGAGGCTGCTGCAGGTGTACCGCCAGCTGCGCCACCCCAGCCTCATCCTGCTGTGA
- the FAAP100 gene encoding Fanconi anemia core complex-associated protein 100 isoform X3 yields the protein MQLFEQPCPGEDPRPGGQIGEVELSSYTPPAGVPGKPAAPHFLPVLCCVSPSGSRVPHDLLGGSGGFTLEDALFGLLFGADATLLQSPVVLCGLPDGQLCCVILKALVTSRSAPGDPNALVKILHHLEEPVIFIGALKTEPQAAEAAENFLPDEDVHCDCLVAFGHHGRMLAIKASWDESGKLVPELREYCLPGPVLCAACGGGGRVYHSTPSDLCVVDLSRGSTPLGPEQPEEGPGGLPPMLCPASLNICSVVSLSASPRTHEGGTKLLALSAKGRLMTCSLDLDSEMPGPARMTTESAGQKIKELLSGIGNISERVSFLKKAVDQRNKALTSLNEAMNVSCALLSSGTGPRPISCTTSTTWSRLQTQDVLMATCVLENSSSFSLDQGWTLCIQVLTSSCALDLDSACSAITYTIPVDQLGPGARREVTLPLGPGENGGLDLPVTVSCTLFYSLREVVGGALAPSDSEDPFLDECPSDVLPEQEGVCLPLSRHTVDMLQCLRFPGLAPPHTRAPSPLGPTRDPVATFLETCREPGSQPAGPASLRAEYLPPSVASIKVSAELLRAALKDGHSGVPLCCATLQWLLAENAAVDVVRARALSSIQGVAPDGANVHLIVREVAMTDLCPAGPIQAVEIQVESSSLADICRAHHAVVGRMQTMVTEQAAQGSSAPDLRVQYLRQIHANHETLLREVQTLRDRLCTEDEASSCATAQRLLQVYRQLRHPSLILL from the exons ATGCAGCTGTTTGAGCAGCCCTGTCCTGGGGAGGACCCCCGGCCAGGAGGCCAGATCGGTGAGGTGGAGCTGTCCTCCTACACGCCCCCAGCCGGGGTCCCAGGAAAGCCTGCAGCCCCCCACTTCCTTCCAGTGCTGTGCTGTGTGTCACCATCAGGCTCCAGGGTCCCGCACGACCTCCTCGGGGGCTCTGGGGGCTTCACGCTGGAGGACGCCCTCTTCGGGCTCCTCTTTGGAGCTGATGCCACCCTCCTGCAGTCACCTGTGGTCCTCTGTGGTCTCCCTGATGGCCAGCTCTGCTGTGTGATCCTGAAGGCCCTGGTCACCTCCAGGTCAGCCCCTGGTGACCCAAATGCCCTTGTCAAGATCCTCCATCACCTGGAGGAGCCCGTCATCTTCATAGGGGCCTTGAAGACAGAGCCACAGGCTGCAGAAGCTGCAGAGAATTTTCTGCCTGACGAGGATGTGCACTGTGACTGCCTGGTGGCCTTTGGTCACCACGGCCGGATGCTGGCCATCAAGGCCAGCTGGGATGAGTCCGGGAAGCTGGTGCCCGAGCTGCGGGAGTACTGCCTCCCAGGCCCTGTGCTCTGCGCTGCCTGTGGCGGGGGTGGCCGCGTGTACCACAGCACCCCTTCTGACCTCTGTGTGGTGGATCTGTCTCGGGGAAGCACCCCGCTGGGCCCTGAGCAGCCCGAAGAAGGCCCGGGAGGCCTGCCCCCCATGCTGTGCCCAGCCAGCCTGAACATCTGCAGTGTCGTCTCGCTGTCCGCGTCTCCCAGGACGCATGAAG GTGGCACCAAGCTCCTGGCCCTGTCCGCCAAAGGCCGCCTGATGACCTGCAGCCTGGACCTGGACTCTGAGATGCCTGGCCCAGCCAGGATGACCACAGAGAGTGCAGGTCAGAAAATAAAGGAGCTGCTGTCTGGAATTGGCAACATCTCTGAGAG AGTGTCTTTTCTAAAGAAGGCGGTTGACCAGCGGAACAAGGCACTGACAAGCCTCAACGAGGCCATGAACGTGAGCTGCGCACTGCTGTCAAGCGGCACGGGCCCCAGACCCATCTCCTGCACCACCAGCACCACCTGGAGCCGCCTGCAGACACAGGATGTGCTCATGGCCACCTGCGTGCTAGAGAACAGCAGCAGCTTCAGCCTGGACCAGGGGTGGACCCTGTGCATCCAGGTGCTCACCAGCTCCTGTGCCCTCGACCTGGACTCGGCCTGCTCCGCCATCACCTACACCATCCCCGTGGACCAGCTCGGCCCCGGTGCTCGGCGGGAGGTGACGCTACCCCTGGGCCCTGGTGAGAACGGCGGGCTCGACCTGCCCGTGACCGTGTCCTGCACGCTGTTCTACAGTCTCAGGGAGGTGGTGGGCGGGGCCCTTGCCCCCTCAGACTCTGAGGACCCCTTTCTGGATGAGTGCCCCTCCGACGTCCTGCCCGAGCAAGAGGGTGTTTGCCTGCCCCTGAGCAGGCACACAGTGGACATGCTGCAGTGTCTGCGCTTCCCTGGCCTGGCCCCGCCACACACACGGGCCCCCTCCCCACTCGGCCCCACCCGAGACCCTGTGGCCACTTTTCTGGAAACTTGTCGGGAGCCTGGCAGCCAGCCAGCAGGACCCGCCTCCCTGCGGGCCGAGTACCTGCCCCCATCTGTGGCTTCCATCAAGGTGTCGGCGGAGCTGCTCAGAGCTGCCTTGAAGGACGGCCACTCAG GCGTGCCCCTGTGCTGTGCCACCCTGCAGTGGCTCCttgctgagaatgctgctgtggaCGTCGTGAGGGCCCGAGCACTATCTTCCATCCAAGGAGTGGCCCCTGACGGCGCCAACGTTCACCTCATCGTCCGAGAG GTGGCCATGACCGACCTGTGCCCAGCAGGGCCCATCCAGGCCGTGGAGATTCAAGTGGAAAGCTCCTCTCTGGCCGACATTTGCAGGGCGCACCATGCCGTTGTCGGGCGCATGCAG ACGATGGTGACAGAGCAGGCCGCCCAGGGCTCCAGCGCTCCTGATCTCCGTGTGCAGTACCTCCGCCAGATCCACGCCAACCACGAG ACACTGCTTCGGGAGGTGCAGACCCTGCGCGACCGGCTGTGCACGGAGGATGAGGCCAGCTCCTGTGCCACCGCCCAGAGGCTGCTGCAGGTGTACCGCCAGCTGCGCCACCCCAGCCTCATCCTGCTGTGA